One genomic window of Glycine soja cultivar W05 chromosome 9, ASM419377v2, whole genome shotgun sequence includes the following:
- the LOC114367480 gene encoding transcription factor BEE 1-like, with amino-acid sequence MAEFTENMQLQSNIIRPSQFPFLEIDPSMELLNQFIGMNQHVLENSNLSTMHNLVPFSCDTFLGPQEPEFPGNLEENFPALVNHNALPVSLPIFQAENEIHEGKKRKSVDLPETSSANSTPAVSESGSKIKHSSGRGKRVKSNVTEEEKAKEVVHVRARRGQATDSHSLAERVRRGKINEKLRCLQNIVPGCYKTMGMAVMLDEIINYVQSLQHQVEFLSLKLTAASTFYDFNSETDALETMQRARASEAKELGKYKKEGYGGVSFFQPAWPL; translated from the exons ATGGCTGAATTCACAGAAAATATGCAATTGCAAAGCAATATTATTAGACCCTCCCAGTTTCCATTCTTAGAGATTGATCCAAGCATGGAACTCCTAAACCAGTTCATAGGGATGAACCAACATGTCCTAGAAAACTCAAACTTGAGTACTATGCACAACTTGGTGCCTTTCTCCTGTGACACTTTCTTGGGCCCTCAAGAGCCTGAGTTTCCAGGAAACTTGGAAGAAAATTTCCCTGCCCTTGTCAACCACAATGCACTTCCTGTTTCCCTCCCAATTTTCCAAGCAGAAAATGAGATCCATGAAGGTAAAAAAAGGAAATCAGTGGATCTTCCTGAGACAAGTTCAGCTAACTCAACTCCTGCAGTTTCTGAGAGTGGAAGCAAGATCAAACAT AGTTCTGGAAGAGGGAAGAGAGTAAAAAGCAATGTAACAGAAGAGGAGAAAGCAAAGGAAGTGGTTCATGTCAGAGCCAGAAGAGGTCAAGCTACAGATAGTCACAGTTTAGCAGAAAGG GTTAGAAGAGGGAAAATCAATGAGAAATTAAGGTGCTTACAGAACATtgttccaggatgttacaag ACCATGGGTATGGCAGTAATGTTGGATGAAATCATAAACTATGTGCAGTCTTTGCAGCATCAAGTAGAG TTCCTTTCTTTGAAGCTTACTGCAGCAAGTACATTTTATGACTTCAACTCCGAGACAGATGCTTTGGAAACAATGCAG AGAGCAAGGGCATCCGAGGCAAAAGAGCTAGGAAAGTATAAGAAAGAAGGGTATGGAGGAGTTTCTTTCTTTCAACCAGCATGGCCCCTTTGA